The following coding sequences are from one Schizosaccharomyces osmophilus chromosome 1, complete sequence window:
- a CDS encoding SNARE associated Golgi protein, with protein MAQSRTVPKVIGLISLSILLITSLLLLSVYHEEILHAVLPIAKRLSRHQFSFLIPLGLIAASSVPPLAGQDPISIVVGAVWGLNVGFWTVVWGIFLGESIAFLGYRYFLEEKAQEFRSRHQEHYGTFVKILEEGSYPLIWLIRLSFLPTHFTTVFFSTIPHVSYVGWSIAFWFSCFKYLVPVYAGVCLAANTSTTANVIGIVLSGIITIGTFILLVHKYRRIKEHHTPTPRPVSRSTELNALESQQSELDQDQNEITSDYDRAAREREHLLSS; from the exons ATGGCTCAATCTAGAACAGTGCCTAAAGTT ATCGGGCTAATTTCTCTCTCAATCCTCCTTATAACTTCccttttattattatcTGTTTACCACGAAGAAATATTGCATGCAGTTTTACCAATTGCTAAAAGGCTTTCTCGTCATCAATTCTCATTTTTGATTCCGCTAGGCTTGATCGCTGCATCTTCAGTACCCCCATTAGCCGGTCAAGATCCCATATCTATTGTCGTAGGAGCTGTATGGGGTCTTAACGTCGGTTTTTGGACCGTTGTCTGGGGCATCTTTCTTGGAGAGTCCATTGCATTTCTAGGATATCGCTACTTTTTAGAAGAGAAAGCTCAAGAATTTCGAAGTCGACATCAAGAGCATTACGGCACATTTGTCAAAAttcttgaagaaggaagctATCCTCTTATTTGGCTAATTCGTCTTAGTTTTTTACCAACTCATTTTACGACAGTCTTTTTCAGTACTATTCCCCACGTATCTTATGTCGGCTGGTCGATTgcattttggttttcttgcTTCAAGTACCTTGTTCCTGTGTATGCCGGAGTATGTTTGGCAGCCAATACTTCCACTACAGCAAATGTCATCGGGATTGTTTTAAGTGGTATTATCACTATTGGCACCTTTATTTTGTTAGTACACAAGTATAGGAGAATAAAGGAACACCATACTCCAACTCCTCGCCCAGTCAGTCGATCTACAGAGCTAAATGCTTTGGAATCCCAGCAGTCTGAATTGGATCAGGATCAAAATGAGATCACAAGTGATTACGACAGAGCTGCCCGTGAACGTGAACATTTACTATCTTCTTAA
- the aha1 gene encoding chaperone activator Aha1, which yields MSATSVNPNNWHWTSKDCRIWTREYLDNELTKVSVDEGDKKAAITRVISCEGDVDVAMRKRKVITIYDLKIQMEFKGEVEGTEASGSITCPEVSYDLGPSDYVFETDVYEATKEKEPVKQFVREKLLPKVREFLSNLSRVLLENHGNDVYLSSEEHNGNAARGLPSHSSLTAQQKIGKTSINTPSKVATSLPASSGSDGTHASAVVNTSDISENFSFDAPADELYVTLLDPARVAAWSRAPPQLDVRPQGPFSLFHGNVVGRFLVLEENKRIVQTWRLAAWPTGHYAEISFSFDQADTYTTLRMVMKGVPIGEEEMVQNNIMNYYIRPIKTIFGFGAVL from the exons ATGTCTGCAACATCTGTAAACCCTAACAATTG GCACTGGACTAGCAAGGATTGTCGGATCTGGACTAGGGAGTACCTTGACAATGAGCTTACCAAGGTCTCGGTGGATGAAGGCGACAAGAAGGCCGCCATTACGCGAGTTATAAGTTGTGAAGGTGATGTGGATGTTGCTATGCGGAAACGTAAGGTCATCACCATCTATGATTTGAAGATTCAAATGGAATTCAAGGGCGAAGTCGAAGGTACAGAAGCCTCCGGTTCCATTACTTGTCCTGAGGTTTCCTATGATTTGGGTCCTTCCGATTACGTTTTTGAAACGGACGTGTATGAAGCCaccaaagaaaaggaaccaGTGAAACAATTTGTTCGCGAGAAGTTACTACCCAAGGTTCGTGAATTTTTGAGTAACCTTTCCCGAGTTTTGCTGGAAAATCATGGCAACGACGTTTACTTGTCATCCGAAGAACACAATGGAAATGCTGCTCGGGGACTTCCTAGTCACAGTAGCCTTACTGCTCAGCAAAAAATCGGTAAAACCTCTATCAACACACCTAGCAAGGTTGCTACTTCCCTCCCTGCCAGTTCTGGTTCGGACGGTACTCATGCTTCTGCAGTCGTCAACACTTCGGACATCTCTGAAAACTTTAGCTTTGATGCTCCTGCTGACGAGCTTTACGTCACCTTGTTGGATCCTGCACGTGTCGCTGCTTGGTCTCGTGCTCCTCCTCAGCTTGATGTTCGTCCTCAGGGTCCCTTTTCCCTCTTTCATGGCAACGTCGTCGGACGTTTCCTTGTCctggaagaaaataaacgCATTGTACAGACCTGGCGTTTAGCTGCCTGGCCCACTGGCCACTATGCTGAAATCAGCTTCAGTTTTGACCAAGCTGATACTTACACCACATTGCGCATGGTCATGAAGGGAGTGCCCATTGGTGAAGAAGAGATGGTTCAAAACAATATTATGAATTACTACATCCGTCCTATTAAAACTATCTTTGGTTTCGGCGCTGTCCTATAA